A window of Mucilaginibacter sp. PAMC 26640 contains these coding sequences:
- a CDS encoding 3-oxoacyl-ACP synthase, with amino-acid sequence MSDIKEELHRLCVEYVQGRMHAAEQAIAEAQQSANSDTKSSAGDKYETGREMAQQETNRNLGQLNEANKLMVALNQISFKGTSTAVEIGSLVTTNNGEFYVAISAGVLTLDGKKYIAVSPASPIGVQLKGKKAGEEFNLNGKAYQISTIL; translated from the coding sequence GTGTGTGGAATATGTACAGGGGAGGATGCATGCTGCAGAGCAGGCAATTGCCGAAGCACAACAATCTGCCAACAGCGATACGAAGAGTAGTGCCGGTGATAAGTATGAAACCGGCCGGGAAATGGCACAGCAGGAAACCAACCGAAACCTGGGGCAATTAAACGAAGCCAACAAACTGATGGTTGCGTTAAATCAGATAAGTTTCAAAGGAACTTCGACAGCTGTTGAAATCGGCAGCCTCGTAACTACCAATAACGGAGAGTTTTACGTAGCCATAAGCGCAGGTGTGTTAACATTGGATGGCAAAAAGTATATCGCTGTTTCGCCTGCATCTCCAATAGGTGTTCAATTAAAGGGTAAAAAAGCAGGGGAGGAATTTAACTTGAACGGTAAAGCGTATCAAATAAGTACGATTTTGTAA
- a CDS encoding RNA-binding protein, giving the protein MNIFVGSLPYSLEEADLKELFEAYGEVTTVKIIIDRESGRSKGFGFVEMSDDEAAQKAISGLNGSEVSGRSIAVSQAEDKKPGDRRSSGGGGGGYGGGNRSGGGGGGGYSRDSRGGGGGGYSKDNNRGGGGGGSRW; this is encoded by the coding sequence ATGAACATATTCGTAGGAAGCCTTCCTTACTCATTAGAGGAAGCAGATTTGAAAGAGCTTTTTGAAGCTTATGGTGAAGTTACCACCGTGAAAATTATTATTGACAGAGAATCCGGCAGAAGCAAAGGTTTCGGATTTGTTGAAATGTCTGACGATGAAGCTGCTCAAAAAGCAATTTCAGGTCTGAATGGTTCTGAAGTTAGCGGCCGTTCAATTGCGGTTAGCCAGGCTGAAGACAAAAAGCCAGGTGATCGCAGAAGCAGCGGTGGCGGCGGCGGCGGTTACGGTGGCGGCAACCGCAGTGGCGGTGGTGGCGGCGGTGGCTACTCAAGAGACAGCAGAGGTGGCGGCGGTGGCGGCTACTCAAAAGATAATAACCGCGGTGGCGGCGGCGGCGGTAGCCGTTGGTAG
- a CDS encoding ribosome recycling factor: MSELIKKQVNDAKALMDKAIAHADSELSKIRAGKANPSMLDDITVDYYGTPTALSQVGSINTPDARTIVVQPWEKNLLPLIEKAIKEANLGVNPQNDGVIIRINVPPLTEERRRDLVKKAKGEAETGKIAVRNIRKDANEKIKKLKTEGVSEDEIKVGEGEVQKLTDAYIIKVDQLSDLKEKDIMTV; encoded by the coding sequence ATGAGCGAACTCATTAAAAAACAAGTAAATGATGCAAAGGCTTTAATGGATAAGGCCATTGCGCACGCAGATAGTGAATTATCAAAGATCCGCGCAGGTAAGGCTAATCCAAGTATGCTGGATGACATTACCGTTGATTATTACGGAACACCTACTGCTTTAAGCCAGGTAGGTAGTATAAATACACCGGATGCCCGCACAATTGTTGTGCAGCCATGGGAGAAAAATCTTCTGCCGCTTATCGAAAAGGCTATAAAAGAAGCTAACCTGGGTGTAAATCCACAGAATGATGGTGTCATCATCCGCATTAACGTACCCCCACTTACAGAAGAGCGCCGTCGCGATCTTGTGAAAAAAGCAAAGGGCGAAGCAGAAACCGGCAAAATTGCTGTTCGCAATATTCGCAAGGATGCTAATGAGAAGATCAAAAAATTGAAAACAGAAGGTGTTTCTGAAGATGAGATAAAAGTTGGGGAGGGAGAAGTGCAAAAACTGACAGATGCTTACATCATCAAAGTAGACCAGTTATCAGATTTAAAAGAAAAAGATATTATGACAGTTTAG